The Vidua macroura isolate BioBank_ID:100142 chromosome 2, ASM2450914v1, whole genome shotgun sequence DNA window ACAGCACTTACTTAATAAATGGAGAGGTtgaatttcaaaaaaataaaatctgaactTGAAGTTTTATACAATACAAACATTAATCTGCAACTGTCTGAAAGGAATAGCCAAGCTATGATGGTGCAGAAAATAAAGCCTCTGCATCTCCCAGTTATTACCAGTTTTACCTCTTTGATTTCCATGCAGAAAAGATGGACCTGACttatttcacagttttttcACTGCAGTATTTAGAGgtaaaaaaatggcaaaatttgGCCTGATGATGTCACACTAATGTCTTGTCACACCTTTCCATAACAAGTATGTAAATGGTTAAAGTTTCTGCATTAGTAATGAAAGCTACCTGCAATTGCATTGTTGTTTTATCttaatgcatatatatatatatatatatatatatgaatcaACTAAATTTTAAGTTGCAAAACAGTTTTTTCTGAGCCACAAAAGTGATATCTTTTATTGCTAATAATCTGAACATTCTCAAATTACAAGGTTATGTTTTAATTAATGCTTACAACACACATTTCAGGGAGCTCTTCTGAATGCATGACCAAATGTTTGCATCTGTGAGCAGTTCCCCAGAACACCTAACCTACCTGTGCAACCTAGCACTAGCTCTATCTGCCAACAATGAAAGTAacagaaaagtgtatttttaaatattatgtaAACAGAATTTATGTGTATtagttatatattttttaactatATTCATATATCTTAATTTCTTAAATGTATTAACCAGCAGCTCAGTGGGTATCACCAGGCATAGTATCCATTAAGTCAAAAGAGACACACTAAATTAAAAGAACTTTCGATCTGACCTACagtaaattgtttttaattgaaattttaaacattttgagattaaaaatgcctattactatattttaattttctactgATCATATAAATGTTATACCTATATACAGCTCAATTTTTTAGTATCCCCCAAACTGAAAAACTAAGGCTTGTGTTTGGTGCTGCAGGTGCTTCTGAAGTGCAAGACCTACCAACTGCTGCTGAGCCTTGATTAATTCAAATTTCCAGAAGCACTATTTCAAATACTGCAGCAATGAAGAACTGAGCTGCACTGTTTTGTAGAGCATTGCACAGCTTTGCAAGTATCCCAAACAATGAGGTGTGGCATTTGAACACGATGTGATATGAAATAGGAGATACCATCTTACATCAAACTGATGGCCCAGCGCTCTCCCCTGTGACAGCTAGCAGGAGATATGTAGAAAGTTAGTATAAGACCTAGCACAAACATTAGAATGATCATAAGATTACCACACATTTTCTGGCAGTTAAGAGTTAAGATTGTCTGCATCATCCCAAATACCATGTTCCATAGTGTGAAAGAACCTTCCCCAAGAACCTGTCTAATTCATTTTGGGACCCAAtactatttttctcttccaaaatatCCTGTGGCAGTGGGTTTCATAGCTTATTTATGTATGACATGGAGAAATGCCAAAGGCAAATAGCTAGATATCGTATAAATGTAACTatgtattgtgtttttaagcAAGAAGATAGTCTAAAAATACAATGCTATTTCAGCATGCAGCTTTGGAAAGAATCTCAGCACTGtactctatttttttcccctcacagttcTTAGTCCCTCTGTATTAATGCTTAACTTATCTACTCAAGCTGGCCCTATCAGCCAAAGTTGTGTTAAATCACTTTGTATGGAACGTAGGAGCATGGTTGAACAATAGCACAACATGTAGTGACTGAATCCATGTCCTCTAAGCATGTTTATAAACAGAACACCAAGACTGAGGACTAGGAAACAGTTTATAACCCAGGTGACATAAGGAAGTGTGGGGGACACTTAATATCGCTAAACCTTGTGATTGCCCATGATCAGAGGGAAATGAGAATTGGCACCTAAACAGTGAACCATCACTGCAAGCCTAAGCAAAATTGGAACAGctgtttctcttctctttctacTGGCAAAGCAGAATACTTCAGAGatgagagaaaagcaaagttttaTGCAGAAGAAGGAGGTTGAAGGTCTGGTTTTGTTCTCTTCACATCCACTTTTCTTGGGTATTTTCAAACAAATCTATAGAAAATAGTCCAACTACGTGTTTCCATTCAATTTGATCTGTCAGTCCTGAACTGCATTCTCTATCAGTCAATTAGGCTTGTGAAATGGCAGTTTTATGTAGCTCTgtgaaactttttttcttttatctttgtttCTAAATTGGCAGAACAAGTTGTTCAATGCATTGCCAGCAGAGCTTTAAAGACAACTTGAGAACAGTACTTCTAGCAGTCTAAACTGCAGGTCACCGTAAGAACACAAATGTTGCATTACAAGACACTATCAAACATGACTGGAAAGTGCTCAATTACTCtctctcctgagcctccttaGCAGCCACTGAACTATATACTGAGCAGGCACATAGCAGATGTCCCCAGATGCTGGTGTACACAGGGTAAAAAAAGCTCTCATTTTGTCCTGCTAAGccaaagaagacaaaaatgaaCTAGCAAGCTAGTTCAGTATTCCGTAGGATATTTCAAGTTTTTTCCAAAGTGAAACATAGCCAACACTTTATGCAGGACAACATTTGGTCAGCAGTGAGGGAACTGCTACTGTTATTTCCAAAGTTAAGCTGAAAGTTAGGTAAAGATTAAATTCTTGTGCTAGTTCACTAATTATTTCTGGTTAGGTAAGCCATGGAAAAcgaagtatttttaaattagtgaTCTGTATGTAAGGAAGAATGCCTATGACAGACTGCAATATCAGTCTTGGCATGATTGCAGAGGATTTACTGTTTTCCTACAATAAACAGgattaaaaaggggaaaagcctAGCTTTCTTGACTGTCATGCACATACAtacttttcaaaacagaatatCAGCAACTGCTGCTCAGAATGGTCTGTAATATAAGAAAAACTCTGTTACAATTTTCAAGCTCCTGCATTACATGCAGAGCCTGCATGATGACAAAATGATAATCCTGGTGACAGCTCTCAAATCTGAAAGTTAAAGGATTCGCAAAAACCCAGACAATACAGGTTTGAGCTTCAGTAAGGTACGCGTCCTGTTTGACATGGGCTTCACTTCATTTTTACTTAAGAAATCCTATTATACCTCATTACcaaatatactgaaaaaaaccccttgttatggaacttttttattttcaacaaatACTGTGAAGAActtgttgaaaataaaaaagttccATAACAAGGGGTTTTTCTCACAAGCTGTGTTCAGAAATTTTACACTCACAAATAAAATACCATCTGTGTCTcctgaaagggaagaaaggcaGAACTTGGATATCAGCTTGGTAAAACAACTGTAGCAATATTTTATTCTTGACAAATGAAGTGCTTTGAATTTATCGTAAGAGGTCATGAATTACATTACTGAAGTTCATATGCATACCTAATCATAACAATTACGTGTAGCTGTAATTTTGAAGGGAAGATCTCTAAATATTAGAAACATTCAGGTTCTTGAAAGTCAAGGTTTTCAAAAGGCTCAGCTGTGAAATAAATCTGTATTAGgctattattaaattattttaggtGACTTCTTAAATCACCTAAAATGACTGCCTAATGGAATATTATGTAACAACATGAAAGATGccttttagttaaaaaaaaaaatctaacccAAAATGTTCTACAATGTCACACTACGACAGGAAATAACTCACACAAGCAGGCTAGAtgtaaaagggaagaaaaagaaccaaaaaagcaaactttattttctgactccactatatatagaatagcaaaagtgacagtggattggagggtgaaattaccacctctccaaccacactggtcaaagCAACAATCCACCCAAcaattctctccacccacaaagaagaatgcaaaacaatcatcgtttatatgaacagtgtgagaaaattcagtagaaatatgtaaacatcagaaggcatagaaaacttttagaagaactttaaaactctcaaaagaacagggtgacactAGAAGTGACAACTGAGGGAGAAACAGATGCAAGACTACCTAAATGGAAGTGATCTCTAGTTCGGACAAGTAATTCTGATAATGCAGTAATGGAGGAAGGGCTCTAATAAAATGTATTGATGTAGGTAGGAACAAGTTTTCTTGAAAGGAGATCAGCAACCTCAAGTGTAAATGCATCTGAGATGCCAAGATAATTTGTCCTGAGTGAATAGCTATGTGGGAAATAGcagatgtgggaaaaaaaatctgaagaatgAAGCAATAAATTTTGACAAGGTCACACTTGGACTGCTAGAATGACCATTGCACTGTTTCACTCAGTGTTTGAACCTAGAGCAAACAAGAACTGTTGGGAGTACAGGTTGACCTTCCAAGTGCTAGaggcagagcaggcacagaatTAGCAAACCTAGTGACCCAATATTGAAAAAACCTTACATGcaacaaaatagaaaacacaATCATTCAGTGGTAAAGATTGTCCCTCATACAGAAAGTTACTTTTACAACATTTCTGACCACCAATCAATGCAAGATTCCTGCCTGGAAAGTCTTAAGGGCATTATAGGCACACACTAAGGTAAAGGAAGGGCTTTTTCATTAAGGGGTAGATGTGAGGAGTAAACAGCACAAGGGTCATTGTGATGCAGGCAAAACCAAAGGTCATAGAAAAacatctgatttattttcttgataaaagaaaaacttaaaaataaaaatatagtgcTGGTTTGAAATTACCTGTTTATCTTCTGACATGAAGTCATCCACTTCCAAAGTTTCACTATTATAAAGCCTTCCAGAGAGCAACACGTTGAACTTACACCACCGCTTCAGCTCACAGGCCTGACAAGacatattttctgcattttgcaagCTTATGCGAACATCTGGGTAACAATCCACACGGTCCTGAAAAACAGATTCCAAATAACATTAAAGAACCTCTGTAAACTGAATGATGCCTCAAAAAGGCTGCTGAGTACTCTGCACTCACACAAAATTAGTCctagagaaatgaaagagatcCAAATTTCATGATTACAGTGATCATTAAATCATCACACCCATGACACTAATTCTCTTCTAGTAATATACATACAATAACTAATTGCTCTATACGGACTTATTTTTGTAGTAGTAGAAGTTTCATGATGAACATACTGTTTACCTTTttgtgggaggaggaaaaaaatcctcaaatgtCAACTGCTGAAGTTAGCAGGAGACATGTTCAGGTAGCTGAGAACAGATTCTGTTCTGCTACCTGAATGTTTGTCTGGTTATCAACAcgtaaaatatttctgatatttaTATAAGCACCAAAACACATTATTTAAGTCAAAGAACAACAGTTGCTATTAAAAAGGATATATAATTATAGTGATTGTTGCACCTCTACAGAGAGTTTCAGCATTTAAAGTAGAATCTACATACCTTGTATCGATCCTTCCAGCGACTTCTACAGATTAAGTTCTCAAGACGAGGCTGAATGAAGCGGTTGTCCAAATAATGAAGCGAGAGCAGCATTTCTTGTGCATACTTCTTTTGTCTCGTTCCATCTGTTCAGTGAGAATCATCACTAATTTGCTGACCACACTATGTTGTACAAGTTCCTTAGATATAATTTTCAAGGATTTTATGCTTCTGCATACTAAGAACTATGAATGGTTTTACTAAACTGTTATTGAATACTGTTATTTGCTACTGTTACCCATAAAAGTGATCTATGCAATCCATGTATCTTGATAAAGGgatatatttcattatttaaaaggGGTACAAGAATAAACTCCACAATCAAGTCAAAAGCTCTCATTCCAAATGGAGATTGAATCACTCAATCCTAtttaaaagaatggaaaaggaggaagcatGTGGGGGAATGTCGTGCTTTTCAATCCATGAAAACAAACTGCTCTGAGCTACTTCAGAGCAGAAATCCTGACAACCCTCTTTGTCACCTATAAAGGTCTCAGAGAAACTGACTTTTACTTCAGTAGCATAGTCAGATGCCTTGAGTACTTCCAAGTACTTCCAAATAGTTactcaagcaaaataaataaaaaagcatgAGGATGAGTAAAACTACCACTATTACTGTTTCCCAAATACATGCTGGACTCCAGGAATTAAACAGGACTTCCCTAGATGGAAGCCAATGCACACTGCCCTGGAACTTCAGTGTGCACAGACATAAAACTTAATTCAGCTATCTTCCCATGCCTTCTAGTAAAGCTGTTATCCAAAAAAAGACAGACATGAGAAGGACCACTGGCTATCCAGCTTTCTATATAAAAGTAGTTAATTGTCATTATAGCCACTATAATTGCAATTAACTGTTTTCCACATTCACTTTACACACACTTTTGCAGTATGAGCTTGAAGAGGCTGTGCTAGaccacaaaacaaaatccctCCCAATAAAAAACACGTGTGAACTCCAATACGATAGTAGCTGCTCTTGAGTCAAAAGTAATGAAGAGATTCACTTTCATTAACTCAGAACAATCCATTCTATgttacaaaaatacatttttgtaatGCTAGGCTATGTTCACACAATGTTCATGTACAACCTTTAGCTCACCTGCAAAGCTCATTTACTTCCAGTGACTTGGCAGTAAATTCTTACATTTTATTGAGCAGTTATCATTTGAAATAGAAGAAAGCTATTACAACATTAATCTGGCAGTATTTAGTTATTGCTTTTCAAAGGCTTGTTTTTACtcattgaaacaaaacaaaccaaacacctGAAAGAACCAGCAGTGGTACTTGAAAGACATTTTTAGCTCCAAGAGTATTCTGAGGTCTGTGGTGTACATCAGTTTCTCCATTCCCTCTTAGTTTCTGATGACATCAAAACCTCCACTCTTGGCATTTCACTAACTCCTTCCATAATCTGACACTGAGAGGCCTCTCCTTAATCCCATCTTTACAGTGCTTATGAAACTATGTGTGAGGCTGTTATTCAGCCCCACTAGGACAAATGTCAAAAAGCACTTCCTCAGAAAGAATAAGACAAGTACTGACTGCAGCTGAAGCTTATTTATCtgatgtgttaaaaaaaaaaaaggaaaaaaatatgatatAGAGTCATCTCCATAACTAAAAGCATTTATTATCTATCAATTTCCTAAGAGAAAAAGCTGTGAAGCACAAGAGATTTTGACAAACCAGCTGACCTTGCAATGTTTTCATTGAGATATCTGCTTTGAAACTAATTTGGTTTTCATGCTGGAAAGGTTACTACTGATTAGTAAGACAGAAACACATTCCTAGATCTCAAGAAGGAATTTCAAGCCTTCTGTGCTCAAGAATTGAGTCTACACATTTTTCCAAGATTACGGTATCATTTTCAGATAGAgtcccctctgctctcccccaCCAAAGTTATATAGCAGATTTCAGGACCCTCAGTTCTATAATCAAAAGAAACACCCTTCCCTAGAACAAATGGCTTTATATAACTTTGAAtgcattaatatattatttaatgaaatttacTTACCATATAATGAGCTCAGAAAAGAGTCATCAATTGCATTTATGAGGAAAGCCTTTACTATTCTTTTGAAGTGTACATAATGATCACAGCGAGATACTGGGAAGAAAGCAATACAACCAAAATTtaccaaaagaaagaaaaaaaaaaaaaaaaaaaaagtaagtaatGTTAGAAGTCCTGTAAGAATTCTTCTTCTCCAGTATTGTAAGTTTATCATTTTAAAGTTATTAAAATGTAGGTTTAGAAATAACTTCAATGCACAACATCCACACCCATAGGATTTTGACTTTAAATTGTGCTTTTTATCCCAACGATCCTACAGAATTTTAACATTCTAAAATCACATGTGCTTCCAGCAAGAAGAGTCCACAGTAAGACCTACAAACACGAAGAGAAGTGAAGAATTTGTTCTacaaatagcagaaaaaaatataaatcagagAAGACCAAGCTTATGTTGTGGTCATGggttttttgcttgtgttttgtttgttatgttcatgtttttctgtctttcaaatACAATTCTACCGAGGTCTTCACTGGGGAAGAAATACCACAAATACTTGTGACTACCTACACTAGCAGTGACTGTCCAGTTACTACATACCTACTTCTGAACAACAAAATATAGAAGAAATTAACTTGCATAAGGTTCTGCTTCAAATCTCTCTGCTCCATCCAGAAACTGGTTTTCATAAAAGAATGACTTGAAGAGTTTTCTTGCTCTGTGTAATTTGGCCAAGATTGGCCAGTGAAGTCAGAAACCCCTCTAGACCTCTGGTCCCAAGTCTTCCCaccacagaataaaaatacataaaaaagaccaaaacaaaacaaaaaaaaactgaacaaacaaaaaattcaaaaaataaaatcccaagcCCCAGACTCATAGTGAGAACAGAATTTGGACAGGTTAACATAGCTGCTCTTAGCATAAACCACAAGATCGTAGGATGAAGGATGATGCCTTCAGGCCTCCAAAGGAATGAACTTATACCCTCTCTTTAATTAGATATTTAAAGACTGCAGAAGTTTACTGTGGAAATCAGAATGCTTTCATAATAAATTGAAATCTTTTAGGTATCTGCTTTTAAATGTCATATCCTATTCCTTAGCATTTGCATTCAGcccattaatttttattacagtaCTACGAGCTAGTTATACATGAAGAATTATCACTAATTTTGATCTTACACTGTGGGATGTAGTGTGCCACCAGCTCACTGTTTGATGGATTTGGTTGCTTTTGATGTGGCTGATTTTCATTCTTCACATGCTCTGTGTTGTCAAtgtcatcaccatcatcattttcctcttcctctacTATAAAATCTTTCATGCTGTCACCGTCAGTTTCACTGCCTTCTGATGATGTGAGAGGCAACTGACAGAATGGCTccttttctactgctgcttCACTATTAGAATCCTGATTAGAATTTAAAAAGTACTTCAAACACAAGAATTTTCAGTATTTGCACACTACATACACCAGTTAAGATTTTTGACCATCGAATAACACCAGTTGTTCAATTAACAAGAGAGCGCACATTTccaaaaaatacattattccGTACTAGACAACAATTACTTTCAGCTTTAAATTAGCCATTTCCATGTAGCTCCCTTCAGTCTACTTCTAGGAATTAAGCTAACATGAGATCTCTAAGACACTTCATCAGGTATTCTGCTTCCTGATAAAAATAACTTGATAGATTTTAAGCAGTCAATAGTTATCCAGTTAACGTGACTGTTAAAATATTACAGAACTACTAATTTGTCATGCATTCAAACCCAAAAAATGCAACTGATCTGTACCTCTTAACCTTTCCTgagattaaatatttcttccaattaaatttcaaagacaaaacCCCGACCTCACAATTTGCACTGCTGCAGGATCCGCGAGCTGTGCTTTGTCTCACAAGTTCTTTCAATTTTGCAAGCACTTTCTGTTTCCTACTAGTAGAAACATTCTCTGTAGGGCATGTTTTATCAGGCTGCTGTTCTTCAGAATTCTCGTCGTCATCCAGGATACAGCGGCGTTTGGCAGAAACCTTTCTAACAAGTATGTCACTGCCCTCACTTTCATCGCTGTCGTACATGACAGAGGTGCTCAACCTCTTACGCTTCCCAGGCACAACGCACTCATCATCACCATCTTCTGCAACTTCCCCACGGCGGTCTTTCTCCTCCTGATCTGAAGGACTGCTCTCCACAGCCGTTTGATCTTTCTCATCTATTTCACTTTCGGATGCGGCagactcctcctcctcctcctcagaggTGGCTGAGGATTCGTCATTGCTGTCAAGCAGTATGAGCGCTCTTCTAGTGCGTCTCCAATCGACTCGGGATTTGGATGATGCCACTTCTGTCCCTGCCGTCTTATTTCTCGTTTCATATCTTTTGACAGCTGGTTTTAGCCCCATCGGAAAGCTGTAGCAACACACCTAAATATAAACCGGTAGAACAAAGCACTTATTACATTGTGCtattcaaagggaaaaaaaaaaaaaaaaagagtacacCTTGCTCCGCATGCTTATGACTTAGCAGCAGCACTAAGAGACTCACGCGGAAACCAGCACCAAACAGAACTCAGCACGCACAGCAACTTCTCGAGAGGCTGCACCTCACTCAGGACGAGCAGAAGTGCCCGCGCCCGGCGTGGCTGCACTGAAGGAATCGGGTCTGGGGCGCCGCTGCCGCTCCCAGGGCCGCCTCCCGACCCGGTGCCGTTCGGGGCCGTTCGGGGCCGTTCCGGCCCGGGATTCCGCGGCTCGCGCGCCGCCGTTTCCCGCCGCGCGCCGCCTGAGCCGCCCAGCGTGGGCTCCCGCCTCCTCCACAGCTCCGCGCACCGCGATTGGCCGCTGCGCCTGTCACTCATCCTCAAGCGCTGTTTACGGAAGTGCGGTCACGCCGCGGTGAGGGTCGGGAGGAGGGTTATGTTTGCGTTGGCGCGCAGTGGCTGGCGGAACGGAGGTTGCAGGTTCGAGTCCCGCCTCGGCGCCCTCCCGGCGCCTCACCCGGAGGTGTCAGGCAGCGCTGCCGTGCGGTGCTTTAATTGTTTGTGCCCGTCCTCGGTGCATCGCCGAGAAAAGTGTGCGTGGCCTTGTGGGCTATGGCACCTCCAcagcggggctggcaggggccgCCGCTGGTCTGAGGCGCTCCCCGCCAGAGCACCTTCCTCAGCAGTCGTGGGAGCAAACCCGGTGGGTTTGTGAGGAGTgcctgggggggctgggggtgtctgACCGGGAGAAAAGTGGGCTCGGGGGCCTTACCGTtctctacagctgcctgaaaggagggcGTGGCAAGgatgggacaagaggaaatggcctcaagttgtgccaggggaggtttaggtcgTACATTcggaaaaaaattcttccctgaaaggatggtcaagcattggaacaggctgctcggggaagtggtggagtcaccatccctggaaatgttcaaaaggCGTGTGGATGTAGCACTTGAGGACAGGTTTTAATGGTGAACGGGATGGTGCTGCTGGGCCAATGATCGGGCTTGATGatcctaaaggtcttttccagccttaatgattctatggtGCTGTGAATAATgagcttctgctgcttttctgcataAAGCATCTTTGAATAGGATGCTGGATTCTGTTCAGAGCTAATAAACTTGGAGATGCATTTTAATAACAGGATTCATGTCTTCATTTTTCTCCGCTTTGCTTGGTCTGTGGCAGAAAACTGCTGTTACCTTGGAACTTATTCTGCTGACATACTTTGGTACTCTTTTAACAAGATCTTGTAATTTCTTccatatatttctttaaaaatagctgcTAACAAAATAAGGAGAGGAAATCCTAGAAAGGAAAGACAATTATCTTATTTACATAATGAATTTGATATGTTGAAAGGTGTGTACAGGTGTGTTGAATTCCCACCAAAATGTTTATATTGAAAGGATTATAATGGTTATAATTCAAGGATTATATTGCATTAGGGGATTTATAGTCCTGGGCTGACATTTGCTTTACATTTAAAGTCAGTACGTGGATTTTCACATAAATATACGGATCAGAGTTTACCCATGATTTATTATTATCTCCAAAGTGTGGTGAAAGTCAGCATTTTAAGGTGCTGCTCTGTCTCTGGTCTCCATCATATTTCTTGCTTCCAACATCGCCACCTTGTGACAAAAAGCATAAAGGAACCCTGGTGGTGTTACTCCTGTAGTACAGCGGACGGAAATAATGTAATTGCATTGAAAATATTGTATGTAACTAAAGAAAATATctagtaaatatattttttttcctacttataACATGAAGAGTTTCAGTTAT harbors:
- the CCDC82 gene encoding coiled-coil domain-containing protein 82, translated to MGLKPAVKRYETRNKTAGTEVASSKSRVDWRRTRRALILLDSNDESSATSEEEEEESAASESEIDEKDQTAVESSPSDQEEKDRRGEVAEDGDDECVVPGKRKRLSTSVMYDSDESEGSDILVRKVSAKRRCILDDDENSEEQQPDKTCPTENVSTSRKQKVLAKLKELVRQSTARGSCSSANCEDSNSEAAVEKEPFCQLPLTSSEGSETDGDSMKDFIVEEEENDDGDDIDNTEHVKNENQPHQKQPNPSNSELVAHYIPQLSRCDHYVHFKRIVKAFLINAIDDSFLSSLYDGTRQKKYAQEMLLSLHYLDNRFIQPRLENLICRSRWKDRYKDRVDCYPDVRISLQNAENMSCQACELKRWCKFNVLLSGRLYNSETLEVDDFMSEDKQVLKVGTVCANRTRVYHNLKHFKYKLYMNCCSIVESDGVEDEPVKDTVERLFSHLEETGWIQKRYNELEDYMEDADNFQEEKID